The following are encoded together in the Pseudomonas sp. IB20 genome:
- the exbB gene encoding tonB-system energizer ExbB, whose product MTRHTKPASPTKLHSPSRAWRAIAALLFSVMLAPTAAFADATAPAAPAAAEQNAATPAAPAATPVATDPAQAADPAPADESGVVLEEDNSLGMAHDLSPWGMYQNADVVVKAVMIGLAIASIITWTIWIGKGFELLGAKRRLRTEIVHLKKATTLKEASDTATKKGTLANLLVHDALEEMRLSANTREKEGIKERVSFRLERLVAACGRNMSSGTGVLATIGSTAPFVGLFGTVWGIMNSFIGIAKTQTTNLAVVAPGIAEALLATALGLVAAIPAVVIYNVFARSIAGYKAQVSDASAEVLLLVSRDLDHLPTERSSQPHMVKVG is encoded by the coding sequence ATGACACGTCATACAAAACCCGCTTCGCCAACCAAGCTTCACAGCCCATCCCGCGCCTGGCGTGCGATTGCTGCGCTGCTGTTCAGCGTAATGCTGGCACCGACCGCCGCATTCGCTGACGCTACCGCCCCAGCCGCTCCGGCTGCTGCCGAGCAGAACGCTGCAACCCCGGCGGCTCCTGCTGCCACACCGGTTGCGACCGACCCGGCTCAGGCTGCTGATCCTGCACCCGCTGACGAATCCGGCGTAGTGTTGGAAGAAGACAACAGCCTGGGCATGGCACACGACCTGTCGCCATGGGGCATGTATCAGAATGCCGACGTGGTGGTGAAAGCCGTGATGATCGGCCTGGCTATCGCCTCGATCATTACCTGGACCATCTGGATCGGCAAAGGCTTCGAGCTGCTGGGCGCCAAACGTCGCCTGCGCACTGAAATCGTCCACCTGAAAAAAGCCACCACCCTCAAGGAAGCCAGCGACACCGCGACCAAGAAGGGCACTCTGGCCAACCTGCTGGTACACGACGCGCTTGAAGAAATGCGCCTGTCGGCCAACACCCGCGAAAAAGAAGGCATCAAGGAACGCGTCAGCTTCCGCCTGGAGCGCCTGGTTGCAGCCTGCGGTCGTAACATGAGCAGCGGCACCGGCGTGCTGGCCACCATCGGTTCCACCGCGCCGTTCGTCGGCCTGTTCGGCACCGTGTGGGGCATCATGAACAGCTTTATCGGCATCGCCAAAACCCAGACCACTAACCTCGCCGTCGTTGCCCCAGGCATCGCCGAAGCCCTGCTGGCAACCGCCCTGGGCCTGGTTGCCGCGATTCCTGCGGTGGTGATCTACAACGTCTTCGCCCGTTCGATTGCCGGCTATAAAGCCCAGGTATCGGACGCGTCGGCAGAAGTCCTGCTGCTGGTCAGCCGCGACCTCGATCACCTGCCTACCGAGCGCAGCTCGCAACCGCACATGGTGAAAGTGGGGTAA
- the spoT gene encoding bifunctional GTP diphosphokinase/guanosine-3',5'-bis pyrophosphate 3'-pyrophosphohydrolase, producing MPSIDALADRLSTYLGPDQVNLVRRAYFYAEQAHDGQRRRSGEAYVTHPLAVANILADMHMDHQSLMAAMLHDVIEDTGIAKEALSAQFGETVAELVDGVSKLTQMNFETKAEAQAENFQKMAMAMARDIRVILVKLADRLHNMRTLEVLSGEKRRRIAKETLEIYAPIANRLGMHAIRIEFEDLGFKAMHPMRSARIYQAVKRARGNRKEIVNKIEESLSHCLAIDEIEGEVSGRQKHIYGIYKKMRGKRRAFNEIMDVYAFRIIVDKVDTCYRVLGAVHNLYKPLPGRFKDYIAIPKANGYQSLHTTLFGMHGVPIEIQIRTREMEEMANNGIAAHWLYKSSGDEQPKGTHARARQWVKGVLEMQQRAGNSLEFIESVKIDLFPDEVYVFTPKGRIMELPKGSTAVDFAYAVHTDVGNSCIACRINRRLAPLSEPLQSGSTVEIVSAPGARPNPAWLNFVVTGKARTHIRHALKLQRRSESISLGERLLNKVLNGFDSALDKIPAERVQAMLHEYRQETIEDLLEDIGLGNRMAYVVARRLLGEGEQLPSPEGPLAIRGTEGLVLSYAKCCTPIPGDPIVGHLSAGKGMVVHLDNCRNITEIRHNPEKCIQLSWAKDVTGEFNVELRVELEHQRGLIALLASSVNAADGNIEKISMDERDGRISVVQLVVSVHDRVHLARVIKKLRALTGVIRITRMRA from the coding sequence TTGCCGAGCATAGACGCCCTCGCCGATCGCTTATCGACCTACCTCGGCCCAGACCAGGTCAACCTGGTCCGCCGAGCGTATTTCTACGCCGAACAAGCCCACGACGGCCAACGCCGGCGCAGTGGCGAGGCGTATGTCACGCATCCTCTTGCGGTGGCAAATATTCTTGCCGACATGCACATGGACCATCAGAGTTTGATGGCCGCGATGCTGCATGACGTGATCGAAGACACAGGCATCGCCAAGGAAGCGCTCAGCGCGCAGTTTGGCGAAACCGTGGCCGAACTGGTCGACGGGGTCAGCAAACTGACCCAGATGAACTTCGAGACCAAGGCCGAAGCCCAGGCGGAAAACTTCCAGAAGATGGCCATGGCCATGGCCCGAGACATTCGGGTGATCCTGGTCAAGCTGGCCGACCGGCTTCACAACATGCGCACGCTGGAAGTGCTGTCCGGCGAAAAACGCCGGCGCATCGCCAAGGAAACCCTGGAAATCTACGCGCCCATCGCCAACCGGCTGGGCATGCATGCCATTCGTATCGAATTCGAAGACCTCGGCTTTAAAGCCATGCACCCGATGCGCTCGGCGCGCATCTACCAGGCGGTCAAACGCGCCCGGGGCAACCGCAAGGAAATCGTCAACAAGATCGAAGAGTCCCTGAGCCATTGCCTGGCGATCGACGAGATCGAAGGCGAGGTCAGCGGCCGGCAGAAACACATCTACGGCATCTACAAGAAGATGCGCGGCAAGCGCCGGGCCTTCAACGAGATCATGGACGTGTACGCGTTCCGGATCATCGTCGACAAGGTCGATACCTGCTACCGCGTGCTGGGCGCTGTACATAATTTGTACAAACCCCTGCCGGGCCGCTTCAAGGACTACATCGCGATTCCCAAGGCCAACGGCTATCAGTCGCTGCATACCACGCTGTTCGGTATGCATGGGGTGCCAATCGAGATCCAGATCCGCACGCGGGAAATGGAAGAGATGGCCAACAACGGCATCGCTGCCCATTGGCTGTACAAATCCAGCGGCGACGAGCAGCCAAAAGGTACCCATGCCCGCGCCCGCCAGTGGGTCAAAGGCGTGCTGGAAATGCAGCAACGTGCCGGCAACTCCCTGGAATTTATCGAAAGCGTGAAGATCGACCTGTTCCCGGACGAGGTCTACGTGTTCACGCCCAAAGGCCGGATCATGGAGCTGCCCAAAGGCTCCACGGCGGTCGACTTTGCCTACGCCGTGCACACCGACGTCGGCAACAGCTGCATCGCCTGTCGGATCAACCGTCGTCTCGCGCCGCTGTCCGAGCCGCTGCAAAGCGGCTCCACGGTCGAGATCGTCAGCGCACCTGGCGCGCGCCCGAACCCGGCCTGGCTCAACTTCGTGGTTACCGGCAAAGCGCGCACACACATCCGCCATGCCCTGAAGCTGCAACGCCGCTCCGAATCCATCAGCCTCGGCGAACGCCTGCTGAACAAGGTGCTCAACGGTTTCGACAGCGCCCTGGATAAGATCCCGGCCGAGCGTGTGCAAGCGATGCTCCACGAGTATCGCCAGGAAACCATCGAAGACCTGCTGGAAGATATCGGCCTGGGCAACCGCATGGCCTATGTGGTCGCCCGCCGCCTGCTTGGCGAAGGCGAACAGCTGCCAAGCCCCGAAGGCCCGCTGGCAATTCGCGGCACCGAAGGCCTGGTGCTCAGCTACGCCAAATGTTGCACGCCGATCCCGGGCGACCCGATTGTCGGCCACCTGTCCGCAGGCAAAGGCATGGTCGTGCACTTGGACAACTGCCGCAATATCACCGAAATCCGCCACAACCCAGAGAAATGCATCCAGCTCTCCTGGGCCAAGGATGTGACTGGCGAATTCAACGTCGAGCTGCGCGTTGAGCTGGAGCACCAGCGCGGCCTGATCGCCCTGCTGGCCAGCAGCGTCAACGCGGCCGACGGCAATATCGAGAAAATCAGCATGGATGAGCGCGATGGCCGCATCAGCGTAGTCCAACTGGTCGTCAGCGTGCACGACCGCGTGCACCTGGCCCGCGTGATCAAGAAGCTGCGCGCCCTGACCGGGGTGATTCGCATCACCCGCATGCGTGCGTAG
- a CDS encoding hydrogen peroxide-inducible genes activator: MTLTELRYIVTLAQEQHFGHAAERCHVSQPTLSVGVKKLEDELGVLIFERSKSAVRLTPVGEGIVAQAQKVLEQAQSIRELAQAGKNQLTAPLKVGAIYTVGPYLFPHLIPQLHRVAPQMPLYIEENFTHVLRDKLRNGELDAIIIALPFNEADVLTLPLYDEPFYVLMPASHPWTQKDTIDAGLLNDKSLLLLGEGHCFRDQVLEACPTLTKGNDGAKHTTVESSSLETIRHMVASGLGISILPLSAVDSHHYAPGVIEVRPLTPPVPFRTVAIAWRASFPRPKAIEILGDSIRLCSVAKPPAAS, encoded by the coding sequence ATGACTCTTACAGAATTACGCTACATCGTGACCCTCGCCCAAGAGCAGCACTTCGGCCACGCGGCCGAGCGTTGCCATGTCAGCCAGCCGACGCTGTCGGTGGGTGTGAAAAAGCTTGAAGACGAACTCGGTGTGCTGATTTTCGAGCGCAGCAAGAGCGCCGTGCGCCTCACGCCAGTAGGCGAAGGCATCGTTGCCCAGGCCCAGAAGGTCCTGGAACAAGCCCAAAGCATTCGCGAGCTGGCCCAGGCCGGCAAGAACCAGCTGACCGCACCGTTGAAAGTCGGCGCCATCTACACCGTCGGCCCGTACTTGTTCCCGCACCTGATCCCGCAACTGCACCGCGTCGCGCCGCAGATGCCGCTGTATATCGAAGAAAACTTCACCCACGTACTGCGCGACAAACTGCGCAACGGTGAGTTGGACGCAATCATCATCGCCCTGCCCTTCAACGAGGCAGACGTGCTGACCCTGCCGCTCTACGACGAGCCGTTTTACGTGTTGATGCCGGCTTCCCACCCGTGGACGCAAAAAGACACCATCGACGCCGGCCTGCTCAACGACAAGAGCCTGCTGCTGCTCGGCGAAGGTCACTGCTTCCGTGACCAGGTATTGGAAGCCTGCCCGACCCTGACCAAGGGCAACGACGGCGCCAAACACACCACGGTGGAATCCAGCTCCCTGGAAACCATTCGCCACATGGTCGCGTCCGGCCTGGGTATTTCGATCCTGCCGCTGTCGGCAGTGGACAGCCACCACTACGCCCCCGGCGTGATCGAAGTGCGCCCACTCACGCCCCCGGTGCCGTTCCGTACCGTGGCGATTGCCTGGCGCGCCAGCTTTCCACGCCCGAAAGCCATTGAGATCCTCGGTGACTCGATCCGCCTGTGCTCGGTGGCCAAGCCGCCCGCTGCGAGCTAA
- a CDS encoding energy transducer TonB family protein encodes MITTRHKLTRYGTSLAVVLGVHAVAIIIALQWSAPHQVTLPPAAMVIDLAPMPAPPPPAPPKVVTPPQPPAPVEELPLPKMAEAPKPTIQVPKPVKPKPKPQPPKPVEKKPEPPKEKPSEDPPSETPPTNAPAEKSAQPVPGPSPAQVAAKASWEGTLLAHLAKYKKYPPGAQQRGKEGLNRLRFVVDAEGNVLSYELVGRSGNADLDRATLDMIRRAQPLPKPPADMLKGGSVEIVAPFVYNIEKRRR; translated from the coding sequence ATGATCACGACGCGCCACAAACTGACGCGTTATGGCACCAGCCTCGCCGTCGTGCTGGGCGTGCATGCCGTCGCGATCATCATCGCGCTTCAATGGTCCGCGCCGCATCAGGTGACGTTGCCTCCAGCGGCCATGGTCATCGACCTGGCGCCGATGCCGGCACCGCCGCCGCCAGCGCCGCCAAAGGTGGTCACACCGCCACAGCCGCCCGCGCCGGTGGAAGAGCTGCCTTTGCCGAAAATGGCCGAGGCGCCTAAACCAACGATCCAGGTGCCCAAGCCGGTCAAGCCCAAACCCAAACCGCAGCCGCCCAAGCCTGTGGAGAAGAAGCCCGAGCCGCCCAAGGAAAAACCTTCCGAGGACCCACCGAGCGAAACCCCACCGACCAACGCGCCGGCGGAAAAATCCGCCCAACCCGTGCCCGGCCCATCGCCGGCGCAGGTCGCGGCCAAAGCTTCCTGGGAAGGCACCCTGCTGGCGCACTTGGCGAAGTACAAGAAGTACCCGCCAGGCGCCCAACAGCGGGGCAAGGAAGGCCTGAACCGCCTGCGCTTTGTGGTCGATGCAGAAGGCAACGTGCTGTCCTACGAGCTGGTGGGCCGCTCCGGCAACGCCGACCTGGACCGCGCAACCCTGGACATGATCCGTCGTGCCCAGCCATTGCCCAAGCCACCGGCCGACATGTTGAAAGGCGGCAGCGTCGAAATCGTCGCGCCGTTTGTTTACAACATCGAGAAGCGCCGCCGCTAA
- a CDS encoding RidA family protein, giving the protein MTKTVITSDKAPAAIGTYSQAIKAGNTVYMSGQIPLDPKTMELVEGFEAQTVQVFENLKSVAEAAGGSFKDIVKLNIFLTDLSHFAKVNEIMGKYFEQPYPARAAIGVAALPKGAQVEMDAILVIE; this is encoded by the coding sequence ATGACCAAGACTGTTATCACCAGCGACAAGGCCCCGGCCGCCATCGGCACTTACTCCCAGGCGATTAAGGCGGGCAACACCGTCTACATGTCCGGCCAGATTCCACTGGACCCAAAGACCATGGAACTGGTTGAAGGTTTTGAAGCACAGACCGTACAAGTCTTCGAGAACCTCAAGTCGGTTGCCGAAGCTGCCGGCGGTTCGTTCAAGGACATCGTCAAGCTGAACATCTTCCTCACCGACCTGAGCCACTTCGCCAAGGTCAACGAGATCATGGGCAAGTACTTCGAACAGCCGTACCCAGCCCGCGCCGCCATCGGCGTTGCCGCCCTGCCAAAGGGCGCACAGGTTGAGATGGACGCGATTCTGGTCATCGAGTAA
- the exbD gene encoding TonB system transport protein ExbD, which yields MGLHLNQSDDDLVENHEINVTPFIDVMLVLLIIFMVAAPLATVDIKVDLPASSAKPAPRPEKPIFLSVKADQRLFLGEEEVKAETLGPVLDAKTQGKKDTTIFFQADKGVDYGDLMSVMDALRAAGYLKVGLVGLETAAKK from the coding sequence ATGGGCCTGCATTTGAATCAAAGCGACGACGACCTCGTCGAGAACCACGAAATCAACGTCACGCCGTTTATCGACGTGATGCTGGTGCTGCTGATCATCTTCATGGTGGCGGCGCCCCTAGCGACCGTGGACATCAAAGTCGACCTGCCCGCGTCCAGCGCCAAGCCTGCGCCGCGGCCGGAGAAACCGATCTTCCTCAGCGTCAAGGCGGACCAACGCCTGTTCCTGGGCGAAGAAGAAGTCAAAGCTGAAACCCTGGGCCCGGTGCTCGACGCCAAGACCCAAGGCAAGAAAGACACGACGATCTTCTTCCAGGCCGACAAGGGCGTGGACTACGGCGACCTGATGAGCGTGATGGATGCCCTGCGGGCAGCCGGCTACCTCAAGGTCGGCCTGGTCGGACTTGAGACGGCAGCCAAGAAATGA
- a CDS encoding SDR family oxidoreductase, whose amino-acid sequence MSAPSVVIAGCGDVGSRLASQLLASEWEVHGLRRDISRLPDGVIGIAGDLFKKDCPDTWPIGGVDYLVYCAAATDHDEAGYRAAYVQGLQHVLEWLNDYGQEPKHLLFVSSSSVYGQQHGEWVDETSDTQAKGYSGQVMLEAEQVALNSGIPASIVRLTGIYGPGREWLLTQVRQGYRVAVDPPLYGNRIHADDAAGLLAFLLRHVEQGGSLDKVYIGVDDAPAPLAEVVGWLRDYLGVTEWADDASVRRAGSKQCSNARAKALGWVPTYPTYREGYAAILKG is encoded by the coding sequence ATGTCTGCGCCTTCTGTTGTAATTGCCGGTTGCGGCGATGTGGGTAGTCGGCTGGCTAGCCAATTACTGGCCTCGGAATGGGAGGTTCACGGGTTGCGGCGGGACATTTCGCGCCTGCCCGACGGCGTGATCGGCATCGCTGGCGACCTGTTCAAAAAGGATTGCCCTGACACCTGGCCGATTGGCGGGGTGGATTACCTGGTGTATTGCGCCGCCGCCACCGACCACGATGAGGCCGGCTATCGCGCGGCTTACGTGCAAGGGTTGCAGCATGTGTTGGAGTGGTTGAACGATTACGGTCAGGAACCCAAACATTTGCTGTTTGTGTCCAGCAGCAGTGTGTATGGCCAGCAGCATGGTGAGTGGGTCGATGAAACGTCCGACACCCAGGCGAAAGGCTATTCCGGCCAGGTGATGCTGGAAGCTGAGCAAGTGGCCCTCAACAGCGGCATTCCGGCGAGCATCGTGCGGTTGACCGGAATCTACGGCCCCGGCCGCGAATGGCTGTTGACCCAAGTGCGCCAAGGCTATCGCGTGGCGGTTGATCCACCTTTATACGGCAACCGGATTCACGCGGATGACGCAGCGGGCTTGCTGGCCTTTTTGCTGCGGCATGTGGAGCAGGGCGGTTCGCTGGATAAGGTCTACATCGGCGTGGACGATGCGCCTGCGCCATTGGCGGAGGTGGTGGGCTGGTTGCGCGACTATTTGGGCGTGACTGAGTGGGCTGACGACGCCAGCGTGCGTCGGGCGGGCAGTAAACAATGCAGCAATGCCCGAGCCAAAGCGTTGGGCTGGGTACCGACGTATCCGACCTATCGCGAAGGGTATGCGGCGATATTGAAAGGCTGA